In bacterium, the genomic window TTTAACGGTCAGGGTTGGCACCCCCCGAGCCCCTCCCCAGTGTCTGAATCGCAGTATACTAATAGCCTGTCACCTTGTTCCGCGTCACGATAATCGGACGGATGAAATCATCCCCGGCACAGGCATCGACCTCTTGAGAATCTTCTGGCTCAATTGGACTTGAGAAGGTCTACGGACGGCTGGAGATTCGTTTGCGGGATTTGGGACTGATGAGGTAGGGGGCGCCAGGCTCTTTCACGGTTTGTGCACTCCTTGTTGCCATGGGGTTCCGCACCGTTACAGAGAGAATGGATTGACCGGGATTAAGATCTTCTGTCCAAAGTTCAGAGCATTTGGCCTTGTGTGCGGCCACCACAATCAGGGCATCCCAAAATGAAATCCGATTCAAGATGCTGGCATCGATAGCCTCCCGAACCATGGTTACGTCAACCGGCACGATCTCCATCGGGGGAAATGAATCAATGAGTTGTTTCGCCACCAGGGGATCCACCAGAAGTTTCCGGGTAACGGCGACATAAAATTCCTGCATCACCTGGGTTGAAATCACCCCTTGACCACTGTCGTGAACCTGTTTCAACAACGTCCTTGCCTGCTGAGATCGAACGGGGTCATGGATATCCACGGTGTACACCAGGATATTGGTATCGAGAAAAATTTTAGCCACGGTGCAGTTCCTCCCGACTCCAACGCTTCCCGCGGGAACTTCCTTTCGCCCGGTCAGCCACGGCAAAGAACTCGTCACACGCGCCCCTCGACTGCTCGCGTACCACAGTTTGTTGGAGCAGGCGGCGGATCAGACCATTCAGCGACGTATGGTGTTCCCGGGCATATAATCGGCCTGCTTCGAAAATGGTGTCATCCAAGGCAATTGTCACGTTTCGCATACATTTATCTCCACATAACCTGCGTCCACACTATATGTGTATTCTTCAAACGATGCAATTGTTTTCAAATCGCCACAGTATCATACGTTGCTAAACACGCATATTATTGACCCAACGCCTATTGGCTCGCCTGACTTTTGCCGGACTCTTTCTGCTCTGGCTCCTGTTCTTGAGGCGGAACTTCGGCTTCCACCATTGGCGAAACCGATGAAGGCGATGCCGGTGTTGGCTCTGACTCGGAAGGCGGTGCCACCTGGGATTCGGATTCAACAGCCGGAGGCGATGGCTCACTGGCGGGTGGCATCACAACGACGGGTTCCACCACCGGCAACACCGGCTCCAGATTTTGAGGAGGAACTTCAGCTGGCCGGTACCGGATGATCGGGCCGCAGACATATCCCATCGGTGCAGTTGTGAGCGACTATGATGGCAGCAACGTCCTGTTGAAAAGCGGGGAGCGGATTCCGGCACAAACGATGGTATGGGCGGCAGGCGTACGAGCGGAGCGTTAGTAACAAAGGAGGCGAAGTATGAACGCAAAAGTAGATCAGGATTTATGCATCGGGTGCGGTTTATGTGAGCAGATCTGTCCCGAGGTGTTCAAGATGGAAGGCGATAAAGCTGTCGCATCCGGCGCTGTGGTTCCCAAAGAAGTCGAGGGGTCGTGCAAAGAAGCAGCCGATGGGTGTCCCGTATCGGCGATCTTGATCGGCCCATAAGGAGAAACAGTATTGATCAGGGAGCGGCTGGCTGCCAGTTGATTTTAATACCACACACGCCAGAGAAACAGCCCTTCAGGCGGAGCGGTGGGCACACGGGCAGTCCGGACTTTAGATGCCAGGATCTCCTTCACTTCTTCCAGAGGAACAGCTCCTTCCCCTACCCGCAGGAGGAGTCCGGTCAGGCTACGCACCATTTTGTAGAGAAAGCCCTCGCTGGCCGCACGAATGATAATTTGTGAACCAACCCGTTTGACCGACAGGGAAAAAACTTCCCGAACCGTGCTTTCGACAATGCGATTGGGATTGGCCGTGAATGCGGCAAAGTCGTGCCTCCCTACCAGAACACTCGCGGCCGCCTGCATGGCTTTGACATCAAGGGGTCTCCGGATATAGACCGCATAATGCCGCCGGGTCGGATTCATGACCTTGGCATTCCAGATAAAATACCGGTATTCTTTTTTGACAGCACTGCGCCGGGCGTGAAAGTCGTGTTTGGCGCGGGCCACCTTAAGTATACGGATATCCTGTGAAAGCCTGGCGTTCATGCCATTCAATAGCTGCCAACATACCCATTTTTTTGAGAGATCAAAATGGGCCACCTGACCTTCGGCATGGACACCCTGATCGGTTCGCCCGCTACCGTGAACCTTGATGATTTCACCCGTCAGGTATTGCAGCACTTCTTCAATGCGTTGCTGCACCGTCATATGATTCGGCTGCACCTGCCAACCAGCATAGGCGCTCCCATCATAGGCAACCGTGATCCGATAACGGAAGGTTGGTGCTTTTGGCTTAAAGTGTTCGTCCATATACATGCAATATAACAAGTTATTGGTTACGCCACCACTCTTGACTTCGACTGCTCCAATCTGCACCATCTCAGCCATGGTTTTTGAGCTCAAAGTGAATAAGGTTCACGTTTTCGGCAACCTGGTGGCAGGCGGCAAGAACATGATTCCGATCATGATCGCCGCCGTGTTGCTGTCCGGTTTCCGGTCCGCCACCTTTTCCCTCGAACACCTGCAGGCAGGCGCCCCCCCTATTGCCAATACCCTTCTGATAGCCTGGTTAAACGGTTCTGTGCTGGGGCCCCTCCTGCTTCCCTGGCTGCCCGGGAACAGCCTGACGGCGAAGGGGTGGATGGCGGGCCTGTTGGGGTTACTATTTTTCCCGGCGTTTTGTTTCTTTCTCCATCTGGAACCCCTGGATGTTTTGATGGCGCTGCTTGTGATCCCTTCTGTTTCTTCAACAATCATGACGAAAACTCCCAACCCGATTCATCTGGCCTTGATGGCTTTAGCCACAGGGATCTGGATCACGGCAAGGTTTATATAATATGGCAAAATACAGTATTTCTTGTGGCGGAACCGGAGGCCATGTGTTTCCGGGAATGGCAACCGGTTTGGCACTTCAGAAAAACGGACACGAAGTGGCGCTCTGGTTGTCCGGTAAAGCGATTGAAGCCGCAACCCGGCACGCGTGGTCGGGGCAGGTTATCAACATTGATTCCGCCAAAATCTCATTCCATCCTCTCCGATTGCCCAAAACCATTCTGACGGTGGTCCGTGCGTTCCGCGCCAGCGTGAAGGCTCTCCGCACACAAAAGCCATCGGCACTGCTCGCTATGGGAAGCTACTCATCACTCGGCCCCGTTCTTGCCGCAAGTTATTTGAAAATTCCGGTTATCCTGCATGAGGCCAACGTCATTCCGGGGAAAGCCATATCTTTTCTTTCGCGGTTTGCCACGGCCATTGCCATTACCTTTCCTGAAACACGCAACTATCTCAAGCATAGGCATATCCATGAGACCGGTCTTCCGATTCGAAAGCAAATGGAAGAGGCCGCCGCAGTGCCAAGTGATCTACCTGCCCATTTCACAGTACTGACCATGGGGGGAAGTCAAGGTGCCCAGCACCTCAATGAGATGGTGCCCGTGGCACTGGGACTTCTGGGTGAAGCGAGGATTCCTGTCGAGGCCATTCATCTTGCCGGCGAGAAAGCAAAACCATCGGTTAGGGAGGCCTATCGCAAAGCTGGCGTCCCCGCAACCGTATATGGCTTCTGCTCTGATATGGTTTCGGTCTATCGAAAAACCAGCCTGGCGATTTCAAGATCCGGGGCTAACTCATGCCTCGAGCTCGCACTATTCGGGATCCCGGCCATTCTCATTCCCCTCCCCACTTCCGCCCGCGACCACCAAAAAGCCAACGCCAAAGCCATGATGGACGCCGGAGCAGCCATCATGCTGGAACAGTCCACACTCACCCCGGATTTGCTGGCAGAACACCTTCGTAAACTCGCCACCACCTCCGGCGAAATAAACAGAATGCGGGCACAGGCCAAAGCACGAGCCTCAACTGGTGCCGACCAATCCCTCGCAGATTTAATTGTGAAAGTCGGTAACAGTCGGTAAGGTAAAGGCGTTTTTTGACCAACTGTCGGGAGTGACTATGCGTATTGAAAATGGAACTGTTGCCAGCCATAACCCCATGGGCCCCTATTACCGGGTGCTCACTTTAAACTTGCCGGAACTAGCGAACTCGGCCCTTCCGGGACAGTTTGTTCATCTCCGCATAACGAGTTTACATGATGCGGTGTTAAGAAGACCATTTAGTATTTACAAGGTTGAGGAAAAACACCTTTCAATCCTCTATAAGTCGGTTGGGCGGGGTACGGTAACCATGCAGGCACTCAAAGAAGGTGATTCCGTCAGTATTGTCGGCCCACTGGGCAATGGGTTCCCGCTGACCCTTCAGCCCGGAACCACGCCGGTATTAATTGGCGGGGGCTATGGTGTGGCCCCCTTGTATTTTCTGGCACGACGCATGACTCGACGCGGCCTTCTGTTTGTGGGGGGCGCCAAGGCGGTGGATATTCTTCTCGCGGAGGACTTCAAGGCCCTCGGGTGGGATGTCCGTATTGCCACTGATGATGGATCATTGGGAGATAAAGGGCTGGTAACCGCTCCCCTGGACGCCTGGCTGAAAGCCGGCATGGGTTCGGTGCTCCCGGAATTCTATGCCTGCGGACCCAACGGCATGTTGAAGGCTGTCGGTGACCGCGCCATCAAAGGGAACCAGAAGGCCTGGCTCTCGCTTGATCGACATATGGGATGTGGCGTGGGTGCCTGCCTCGCCTGTGTGCAGAAGGTCCGCCTAAGTGGGCAGGAAACCCTGGCGCGGGTTTGCAAAGATGGCCCCATATTTGAATCGCGTGAGGTAATTTGGGATGACTAACATGAAACCGACTCTTGATATCAACCTCGCCGGCATCCGGATGAAAAATCCGGTGATGGTGGCTTCCGGCACTTTTGGGTATGGCCCGGAATATGCCGAACTTGTTGATTTGAACAAGCTTGGCGCGATCGTGGTCAAGGGCATCAGCCTGGAGCCCTGGGCGGGAAACAAAACCCCGCGGATGGTTGAAGTTTCCGGCGGCCTGATCAATGCCATCGGACTTCAGAACCCGGGAACCAAAGGGTTTACCGAGAAGTATATGCCGTTTCTTCGCAAGTATGATGTGCCCGTGATTGTCAATATCTGGGGCAAGACACTTGAAGAGTATATCGCTGTGGCGGAATGGTTCGAAAAGGTCGAGGGCGTTCATGCGCTGGAGATCAATATTTCCTGTCCCAACGTCAAGGCGGGCGGCAGTTCGTTTGGAGTCCATCTCGATTCCACCGCGCGCGTCGTCGCTGGCGTGCGTGCCAAAACAAAATTACCCATTATTCCCAAACTGGCGCCGAATGTCTCCGATATCGGAGCCTTTGCCAAAGTCTGCGAAGATAACGGTGCGGATGCCATTTCGTTAATCAACTCCTTCCCGGCCATGGCCATTGATATCGAGACACGAAAGCCGATTCTGGCCAATATTTCTGGGGGCCTGAGTGGTCCGGCCATTCATCCTATTGCCTTGAAACTGGTTTATGAGGCGGCCAAGGCCGTGAACATTCCTTTGATCGCCATTGGCGGCATTACGTCAGCTAAAGAAGCCATTGAATTTATGATCGCAGGCGCTTCCGCCGTGTCTGTGGGAACCGCAAATTTCATCGAACCCCGTACCTCGTTGCAAGTGGTAGAGGGAATTTCTGATTATCTCATCCGGCATAACATGACAAAAGTCCAGGATCTCGTCCGAAGTATCAAGTTATGAAAAATCCCCGCCAGATTGCCTTTTGGATGATTCTGATTGTAAGTGTTATTCTCAGCATCTGGTGGATATTCTACGTACCCTACCGGCCCGATCGGGTTTTTGATGCTATTCCTGCCGGTACGTCCTGGGTGAGCGTTCATCAAAATTTAGCGGGCGACTGGGATGCACTCGTGAATAACCCTTTACTCAGTCGTGTATTCAAGGCCGCAGAAACCAATGAGGGAGCCATGGCCGCACTTCGCACAAACGAAGTCGCACGAAAATGGATCACCAAACTCACCTCGGCCCAGACTGTGGTGGCCTACAGCCCGGCCATGGGCTCAATGCAGAAACCGGCACTGATCGCCGCCTCCTGGATTGGAACCCAAAGCCGCCTCCTGCGCTGGCAAATGGCTTGGATCAAAACCCGTGAGCTCACACCCGTTTATCTGGATAATGGGAATCTGACCATCTGGATGAGCCATGAGAAAATAGGGAAGTCCAACATGCGGCTTTCATTGGCATTGTCCGAAGGACTTATCCTGGCCTGTGTATCAGAAGACCCGATTGGCGTGCGCACACTTCTTGAATCGGCTGAGCATTATCCATACCGCCATACAGTCTCTGAATCAGGACGGCCCGCCCTGGTAGAAACAATGCTAGGCGGCTCACCCCACCATTGGGGCTGGTTTGAAGCCAGTCAGAATCCCTTGGCGTTTCAATTGGACATCAAGCCGGAAACTCTCAGTCTTGAGATGAGCGGAACCGGAAAACTCCCCCCTGCCCTCAACCTGAAGGAAGCGGAGGGAACCGGAAACGCCTTGAACCTTATCGGTAAAACTTCCGATTTTGCTGCACTTCTGCCATTGAGTTGGGCGTCTGAGTTCATTCCAGCAGAGCCTTCGTCACTTCTGCTCAAAACATTACGTGAACTGGCCGATACCACGGGGACCCCGACTAATGCCCTGGCTTTCGTAGCCCTTCTGGATCAGAACCACAACGGGCGGATTCGAGGGCCGATCAATAAGAATTTAAGAGGCCTGATAAAAGGGGTCAAGGCTCCGACGCTCCTGTTGGGTATGCAAATTCAGAGTGATGCGGAAGCCGACAAGCGCATCAATCAGGCATTGACGAAACTCAACAGTCAGTTCGGGATGGAGTTGACGGCCGGCCCGTTCGAGCCGGAAAGCGGCTTGCGGATCACATCGATTCTGGACTCCCAGAAAAGTTTTTACAGTGCCTTTGAACCGGAAGAGCGGGTTGTCTACGTGGTTCGCGGCAACTGGCTGATCATCGCCAGCAATGGTGCGATACTTAAAAGACTCCTGACTGAACAGAATAGTGAAGGCAGGAATGACTGGAAACTGGATCCTGCAGCCTTACCAGCAGCCAGCGCCTGGGCTAATTTGAATGGAATGGGGCAAACTCTTAAAAATGCGACGGGAGTCGCCAAGCTTGCAACCATGTTGGATTCATCCAACGGTTCTCAGGAAATTCGCGATAAGCTGGACCAGGCAGGAACTGCGGCTGCCGTACTTCGAGAATTGGGCCAAGCCAACTTGTCAGTCAATTCAGCCCCCACCGGATTCAAACTCAAGCTCGTCATTGGTGAACGCCAGTAAACGTTAAGCCTTTCGGCCCGGATTACCCAACAGCCCCTCCCCGTGCAGCCAATGCAGATATTGTGATCGTATTACTGATCGTTACGATGCGTACATACTGTTGACCCGAGCCATATATCACGGGTCTGGACTATGATGGGATACATGCTAAAATTCATACTGAAAATAACAAGAAAATGAATACCATGAAACTATTTGAGTCATTCAAGTTGGGGTCAGTAGAGTTGAAAAACCGCATCGTCATGGCTCCCATGACCCGCTCCCGAGCCGTTGGGAACTTGGCCAACACAATGGTAGCTGAATACTATTCCCAAAGAGCCGGCACCGGTTTGATAATAACAGAGGGAACCTCCCCGTCCCCCAACGGATTAGGGTATGCCCGCATTCCCGGGCTCTATTCGGTGGAGCAGACTGCTTCCTGGAATCAGGTAACCTGTGGAGTTCATGCTCAGGGCGGACGAATTTTCCTGCAGATGATGCACGGCGGACGGGTGGGCAATAAGCTTAACCTGCCACCGGGCGCAGCACTGTTGGCCCCCTCCACAGTGGCCGTGAAAGGGAAAATCTGGACGGATAGTCAAGGTGAACAGCCCTACGACATGCCCCGGGCGATGACCCCGGGCGATATCCAGAGGATCATTAATGAATACGTCCAGACCGCGCGTAATGCCCTTACTGCGGGCTTTGACGGTGTTGAAATTCATGGAGCCAACGGCTATCTGATCAACCAGTTTCTGGATCCAGCTTCTAATCAACGTAATGATGCCTATGGTCGTGACCACGCTGGTCGAAATCGTTTTGCCTGTGAGGTCGCGACGGAGATCATTGCGGCCATTGGGGCCGACCGGGTAGGCATCCGCCTCTCCCCTTACGGTATGTTCAACGATATGAGCGGGGCCTATGCGGGAATCGCCGGGCAGTATACTGAATTAGCCGCAGCGCTAGGCAAACTCGGTCTGGCCTACCTCCATCTCGTCGACCACTCGTCCATGGGTGCCCCGAAACCCGAGACCGCTACAGTCCAGGCCATGTGTCATGGTTTTCGTGCTGCGGGGGGCCGCATCATTCTATCCGGCGGCTATGACCGTGATCGGGCCGAAGCGGATTTACAAAGCGGGGCCGCAGACTTAGTGGCCTTTGGTCGCCCTTTCATTGCCAACCCGAATCTGGTCGAGCGACTCAAAACAGGCACTCCTCTGGCATCACCAGATATGTCGACATTCTATACTCCCGGCCCCAAGGGATATACTGATTATCCCGGTTAAGGAATCGACAGGGGTGAATCCAATCGGGGAACGAGTCATGAACAATATCAACGACAAACGAAGCAAACTCCTGCGTGACTTGCTTGCCTCTGGAACCGGGACCATTCATCTGGCCGGTATTTGCGGGGTGGGAATGGCGGGGCTTGCCGTGCTTCTCAAGGCCCGCGGCTTCCGGATAACGGGCTGTGATCTGATGCTGAATAAGCTGGCGGGCTGGCTCACTGAACGAGGGATTGATGTCAGTAATCAGCATTCTCCAGATCACATCACGCCCGAAGTCAACTGGGTCATCCGCAGTGCCGCTGTCTCCGAGGCTTCCGCAGAAATTCAGGCGGCGTTACAAAAGAACATCCCGATCTATAAACGGGGTGAAGTGTTGCCCGCTTTACTGGAACTATCAGAAACGTCCATTGCCATCGCGGGGACCCATGGCAAAACGACCACCTCAACCTTCACGGCCCAACTATTGGCGTCTGCTGGACGCCAGCCCTCATTCTGCATCGGCGGAGAAGTGGATCCCCTGGGGGGCGTCGCAGGTGCCGGTTCAGGCGACATCACCATCGCTGAAGCCGACGAGAGCGATGGTACCCTCGCCTTGTATCACCCGGACATCGCCGTCATTACCAACATTGATTTTGACCACATGGAACATTTCAGCGGCGTCACGGAATTTGAAGACTGCTTCCGGACATTTATTCAGCAGACCCAAAAATGCCTGATCTACTGCGCGGATGACGAGCGAGCCGCGAAACTCTGTGGCGAGCATGGGCACGGCATTTCATATGGGTTATCTCCCGCGGCCCAACTCCACGCGAAACACCTACAGGAACACACCACTTTCACATCCTTTCAGGTGTCATGGAGAAATCATGACCTTGGCGTTTTTACCGTACCCGCCCCCGGTCGGCATAATGTCCTGAATGCTCTGGCCAGCCTGGCCGTGGGACTCGAACTTGCATTAACTCCAGATCAACTTCGTCAGAGTCTGGCCAAAGTCGTTCTGCCCCGTCGACGCTTTGAGCGCATTATTGACCGCGATGATGTCGTCGTCGTCTCTGATTATGCCCACCACCCGGCTGAAATCACGGCCCTTGTCAGGGCCGCACACCGGCTTGGCCGCCCCCGTACCTTCGGAGTATTCCAGCCTCATCGTTACACCAGAACCCTGGCACTTGGCCCCGACTATCCCCTTGCCTTTGAAGGACTTGACGAAGTCGTGCTGTGTCCCGTTTATGCGGCTTCTGAAAAGCCACTCCCGGGCGGCTCGATTTGGGATCTCTATGCTCATTGCCGGAAGCGCCCCCACCTTCGCACCGTGGTTGCGACCTCCTTGCGGGACGCCTGGGAATATAGCCGAAATCAACTCAGAATAGGTGATCTCTTTCTCATCATCGGGGCGGGTGATGTAGACCGAATCGCCCGATGGGCGCAGGACGACTTGAAGCAAGTTCGTGTGGATGAACTGCATAGCCTGATTGGACGAGCTATCCGCCAGATTGATTTGTCGGCTACCATCGTAAAAGGAAATGAGCCCTTGGCGGGGCGCACGACACTCGGCGTAGGTGGACGGGCGGATCTTTGGATGGAGATTGGCACAGAACACGATCTTGAGAAAATTGCCATCTGGTGCAGCCAGGAAACCATCCCCCTGCAAATTCTCGGTGGCGGAAGCAATGTACTCGTAAGCGATCTGGGCGTCCGGGGGGTAGTCGCCAGACTTGTCGGCGAGCCATTCCGCCGGATTGAGGAACGCGGTGATCTGATTGTAGCCGGTGCTGGAACGCCCCTCGCACGTTTGGCCAGTTGGGCTGAGGAACACCAGAAAACCGGGCTCGAATTCCTAGAAGGCATTCCCGGCACAGTGGGCGGAGCCGTGGTGGGAAATGCCGGGGCCTGCGGCGGCTCAATCGCCAATGTGCTTGCCTGGGTTCGTATTTTGGATCGCGATAACCGGATATGCACCCTGACACGCGAAAATCTCGAATTTGGATACCGGTCCTGCCCGACTTTGCGCGGACAGATCGTGATTGATGCAGGGTTTCGGCTAAACCCCGGGAATTCAGATGCCATTCGCCGGAAACATGAAGAATTAGCAGCGCACCGCGTCTGGGCGAAGGGCCTGCGATCAGCCGGCTCCATATTTAAGAATCCGCCTGGTAATTTCGCAGGAAAGATTATTGAACAGTCGGGATTTAAGGGTTTCACCGTGGGCGGAGCGAGCGTTTCCCTTCATCATGCCAATGTCATCGTAACGCAGTCTGGCGCCACCGCCTCGGATGTGCTGGCCGTGTTGGAAATTATTCGTGAAGTTATCCAGCGAACTCAAGGGGTTCGGTTGGAAACTGAAATCAAAATTATGGAATAAAAGGCTTTTAATGCAGTCCTTTAGAAAAGATGATAACCTGTAAATGTTTCAATAATAGGGAGAGCTTATGACAATCAATGAACTGTCGCGTGATGAAAAACTGGCGTTGGTAGCGCTGACCGAAGTCGCGGTCATCAGTGATCGGGACATCACCGATAACGAGGTCGCACAAGTTGAATCCATTGTGGACGAGATTGGAGAAGATCTCTTCCAGGAATTGGCAGAGGAAGCTGAGAGCCGTTTTTCGGAACGCACCGCGCTGAAAACGTTTCTCACGACCATAACCGATAACGATGCCCGTGAATTGATTTACGGTACGGTGCTCAGCGAAAGTCTGGCCAACACCATCCCTCACGAACAGGCTCAGTTTATGGACTGGCTGGCGATCACATGGAAGCTTCACGTCGATGTTGAGAAAGGTGTGTAGGTTCTGAAAGCACGTGACACCATGGATGCGCTGGCCAGCGGGCTGGCCGTCTTAGTTGATGCCTTCGCGATTTTCGGTGGTTTCCTGGTGGCCATCTGGTTGCGATTCAATAGTGGACTGATCGCCGTAGACAGCATGCCCCCACGCCTGATGTTTATGTACGGTTGGGGTGCTGGCATTGCTACCATCATCTTCCTCTTTATCTTCCGCTCACTCGAACTCTATATTCGCCCCCAGCAGGGACGGTTCCCCGGGAGAATTCCCAGACTCATCAGGGCAATCGGGTTGGGGATACTGATCACCACGGCACTTGCCTTTGCCATACGCCCGGATGATTTCCCTCCCTTCTCCCGTTTGACCATCGCCCTAGCCGCTGGCTTTGTTCTTCTGCTTGTCTTAATCGAGCGCTGGTTGCTGTTCCGGTTGGAGCTTTTTATCGCGCGGCGCGGGACAAACCAAAAACGCATCCTGATCATCGGCACGGACACTGTGGCCGCCCATCTCAAGCGTGGACTGGAGTCCGATCCCCGGCTTCGCTCAACGGTAATAGGTTTTATCGAAACCAATACAGGTGCAGCGGTTCCTGAAATTTCTCCCAACCAGATTTGCGGGCAACTTGAGAAACTGGATGAGATTCTCGACACGCATCCGGCCGACCAGATTATTCTCTCCGACAGCACCATCGGGCATCAGCGCATTTTGGAGATTATCCTGGCGGCTGAACGCAACATGATCACGTTCAATATGGTGCCAGATATCTTCCGGATTATGACCGGCAGCATGGATATGCAAACCGTTGATGACATTCCCTTACTTGGGGTTAGTCGTTGGCCGCTGGACACCTTCTGGAACCAGATGCTAAAACGGTGCGAAGATATCTGCGGAGCCCTCTTGGGGCTTCTTTTTCTGGCTCCGTTATTTGGCATTCTCGCCATGCTGATCAGGCGGTCCTCGCCGGGCCCTGTTTTTTACCGGCAGAAACGGTGTGGCGAAAATGGCAAAGAATTCACCATCTACAAATTCCGCACCATGCAGAGCGATGCCGAAAAAGAGACTGGCCCCGTTT contains:
- a CDS encoding ferredoxin — translated: MNAKVDQDLCIGCGLCEQICPEVFKMEGDKAVASGAVVPKEVEGSCKEAADGCPVSAILIGP
- a CDS encoding dihydroorotate dehydrogenase, whose amino-acid sequence is MKPTLDINLAGIRMKNPVMVASGTFGYGPEYAELVDLNKLGAIVVKGISLEPWAGNKTPRMVEVSGGLINAIGLQNPGTKGFTEKYMPFLRKYDVPVIVNIWGKTLEEYIAVAEWFEKVEGVHALEINISCPNVKAGGSSFGVHLDSTARVVAGVRAKTKLPIIPKLAPNVSDIGAFAKVCEDNGADAISLINSFPAMAIDIETRKPILANISGGLSGPAIHPIALKLVYEAAKAVNIPLIAIGGITSAKEAIEFMIAGASAVSVGTANFIEPRTSLQVVEGISDYLIRHNMTKVQDLVRSIKL
- the murC gene encoding UDP-N-acetylmuramate--L-alanine ligase, which codes for MNNINDKRSKLLRDLLASGTGTIHLAGICGVGMAGLAVLLKARGFRITGCDLMLNKLAGWLTERGIDVSNQHSPDHITPEVNWVIRSAAVSEASAEIQAALQKNIPIYKRGEVLPALLELSETSIAIAGTHGKTTTSTFTAQLLASAGRQPSFCIGGEVDPLGGVAGAGSGDITIAEADESDGTLALYHPDIAVITNIDFDHMEHFSGVTEFEDCFRTFIQQTQKCLIYCADDERAAKLCGEHGHGISYGLSPAAQLHAKHLQEHTTFTSFQVSWRNHDLGVFTVPAPGRHNVLNALASLAVGLELALTPDQLRQSLAKVVLPRRRFERIIDRDDVVVVSDYAHHPAEITALVRAAHRLGRPRTFGVFQPHRYTRTLALGPDYPLAFEGLDEVVLCPVYAASEKPLPGGSIWDLYAHCRKRPHLRTVVATSLRDAWEYSRNQLRIGDLFLIIGAGDVDRIARWAQDDLKQVRVDELHSLIGRAIRQIDLSATIVKGNEPLAGRTTLGVGGRADLWMEIGTEHDLEKIAIWCSQETIPLQILGGGSNVLVSDLGVRGVVARLVGEPFRRIEERGDLIVAGAGTPLARLASWAEEHQKTGLEFLEGIPGTVGGAVVGNAGACGGSIANVLAWVRILDRDNRICTLTRENLEFGYRSCPTLRGQIVIDAGFRLNPGNSDAIRRKHEELAAHRVWAKGLRSAGSIFKNPPGNFAGKIIEQSGFKGFTVGGASVSLHHANVIVTQSGATASDVLAVLEIIREVIQRTQGVRLETEIKIME
- a CDS encoding dihydroorotate dehydrogenase electron transfer subunit, which produces MRIENGTVASHNPMGPYYRVLTLNLPELANSALPGQFVHLRITSLHDAVLRRPFSIYKVEEKHLSILYKSVGRGTVTMQALKEGDSVSIVGPLGNGFPLTLQPGTTPVLIGGGYGVAPLYFLARRMTRRGLLFVGGAKAVDILLAEDFKALGWDVRIATDDGSLGDKGLVTAPLDAWLKAGMGSVLPEFYACGPNGMLKAVGDRAIKGNQKAWLSLDRHMGCGVGACLACVQKVRLSGQETLARVCKDGPIFESREVIWDD
- a CDS encoding alkene reductase, which gives rise to MNTMKLFESFKLGSVELKNRIVMAPMTRSRAVGNLANTMVAEYYSQRAGTGLIITEGTSPSPNGLGYARIPGLYSVEQTASWNQVTCGVHAQGGRIFLQMMHGGRVGNKLNLPPGAALLAPSTVAVKGKIWTDSQGEQPYDMPRAMTPGDIQRIINEYVQTARNALTAGFDGVEIHGANGYLINQFLDPASNQRNDAYGRDHAGRNRFACEVATEIIAAIGADRVGIRLSPYGMFNDMSGAYAGIAGQYTELAAALGKLGLAYLHLVDHSSMGAPKPETATVQAMCHGFRAAGGRIILSGGYDRDRAEADLQSGAADLVAFGRPFIANPNLVERLKTGTPLASPDMSTFYTPGPKGYTDYPG
- the truA gene encoding tRNA pseudouridine(38-40) synthase TruA — encoded protein: MAEMVQIGAVEVKSGGVTNNLLYCMYMDEHFKPKAPTFRYRITVAYDGSAYAGWQVQPNHMTVQQRIEEVLQYLTGEIIKVHGSGRTDQGVHAEGQVAHFDLSKKWVCWQLLNGMNARLSQDIRILKVARAKHDFHARRSAVKKEYRYFIWNAKVMNPTRRHYAVYIRRPLDVKAMQAAASVLVGRHDFAAFTANPNRIVESTVREVFSLSVKRVGSQIIIRAASEGFLYKMVRSLTGLLLRVGEGAVPLEEVKEILASKVRTARVPTAPPEGLFLWRVWY
- a CDS encoding UDP-N-acetylglucosamine--N-acetylmuramyl-(pentapeptide) pyrophosphoryl-undecaprenol N-acetylglucosamine transferase, with the protein product MAKYSISCGGTGGHVFPGMATGLALQKNGHEVALWLSGKAIEAATRHAWSGQVINIDSAKISFHPLRLPKTILTVVRAFRASVKALRTQKPSALLAMGSYSSLGPVLAASYLKIPVILHEANVIPGKAISFLSRFATAIAITFPETRNYLKHRHIHETGLPIRKQMEEAAAVPSDLPAHFTVLTMGGSQGAQHLNEMVPVALGLLGEARIPVEAIHLAGEKAKPSVREAYRKAGVPATVYGFCSDMVSVYRKTSLAISRSGANSCLELALFGIPAILIPLPTSARDHQKANAKAMMDAGAAIMLEQSTLTPDLLAEHLRKLATTSGEINRMRAQAKARASTGADQSLADLIVKVGNSR
- a CDS encoding PIN domain-containing protein yields the protein MAKIFLDTNILVYTVDIHDPVRSQQARTLLKQVHDSGQGVISTQVMQEFYVAVTRKLLVDPLVAKQLIDSFPPMEIVPVDVTMVREAIDASILNRISFWDALIVVAAHKAKCSELWTEDLNPGQSILSVTVRNPMATRSAQTVKEPGAPYLISPKSRKRISSRP